One segment of Bacteroides caecimuris DNA contains the following:
- a CDS encoding site-specific integrase, whose amino-acid sequence MSHTCTKVTVRQRAIRNNRISLYLDYYPAVRNPETMQMSRREYLGIYIYAHPKNEMERELNNDMLNKAEAIRCIRVQSLINEEFGFLDKTKQKADFLAYFKKMCRNKDQKWQFVYQHFYNFVKGQCTFGDVNVDLCKKFREYLLNAKQLKHSNRPISLNSASGYYSTFRGLLKIAYRDKWFRENINDYLDKIEPQDVKKEYLTLNEVKQLAATPCDIPVLKAASLFACLTGLRISDILNLQWEDFTIAPDQGYCLRIRTQKTQTEATLPISYEAYELCGTPGTGKVFKDLKRSMINYPLKSWLKKAGITKPITFHGFRHSYAVIQISLGTDIYTVSKMLTHKNVSTTQIYADLVNSKKRETANKISLK is encoded by the coding sequence ATGTCACACACGTGTACAAAAGTAACAGTTCGACAAAGAGCGATTAGGAATAATCGTATTTCCTTGTATCTGGATTATTATCCGGCAGTCCGTAACCCCGAAACGATGCAGATGAGCCGCAGGGAATACCTCGGTATCTACATCTATGCCCACCCCAAAAACGAAATGGAACGGGAGCTCAACAACGATATGTTGAACAAAGCAGAAGCAATCCGTTGCATCCGGGTACAATCACTCATCAATGAAGAATTTGGTTTCTTGGATAAGACCAAGCAAAAAGCCGATTTCCTCGCCTATTTCAAGAAGATGTGTCGGAACAAAGACCAGAAATGGCAATTCGTCTATCAGCATTTCTACAACTTCGTCAAGGGACAATGTACCTTTGGCGATGTAAATGTAGACTTATGCAAAAAATTCCGTGAATACTTGCTGAATGCCAAGCAACTCAAACATAGCAACCGACCCATATCCCTCAATTCGGCATCCGGCTACTACTCTACTTTCAGAGGATTATTGAAGATTGCCTATCGGGACAAATGGTTTCGTGAGAACATCAATGACTATCTTGATAAGATTGAGCCACAAGATGTGAAGAAAGAGTATCTGACTCTGAACGAAGTGAAGCAACTCGCAGCCACTCCTTGCGACATCCCCGTATTGAAAGCAGCCTCTTTGTTTGCTTGTCTGACAGGTTTACGCATCAGTGATATTCTAAACCTGCAATGGGAAGACTTCACTATCGCCCCCGACCAAGGCTATTGTTTACGTATCAGAACACAGAAAACCCAGACGGAAGCGACACTCCCCATCAGTTACGAAGCCTACGAACTATGCGGCACACCCGGAACAGGCAAGGTTTTCAAGGATTTGAAGCGAAGTATGATTAATTACCCACTGAAAAGCTGGCTCAAAAAGGCAGGAATAACGAAACCGATAACCTTCCACGGATTTCGTCACTCGTATGCCGTCATACAAATATCCTTAGGTACAGATATTTACACAGTATCAAAGATGCTAACGCATAAGAACGTGTCCACAACTCAAATATATGCCGATTTGGTCAATTCCAAGAAGCGAGAAACAGCCAATAAAATATCACTCAAGTAA
- a CDS encoding helix-turn-helix domain-containing protein — translation MSSNIEIKKKCKWCGQIFIARKTTTNYCSHRCNNAAYKERIRQERIATYQKEFSIKTEKPSIEDKEFYTPPEAAKLLRISRASIYRYMADNIIKVVQFKGKTLVRRKDIELLFENAAEYKKRVPIEKAPITDFYTTAEVKEKYHVNESWIFVVAKKNNIPRTFNRGKTYWSKKHIDAFFAKKAPNPDITEWYSSQEMQEKFGMTLSAIYCFVSKNAIPKKKEGIMVYYSKKHVDIAKGIAIPEEPQYYTVAEAMEKFNLTRDQLYHYAKYHNIPKVKKGKYTLISKPELDKLLEAPKIE, via the coding sequence CTCATAGGTGCAACAATGCAGCCTATAAAGAACGGATTAGGCAAGAGCGTATAGCGACTTATCAAAAAGAGTTCTCAATAAAGACGGAAAAACCATCTATTGAGGACAAGGAATTCTATACCCCACCTGAAGCAGCAAAACTCTTAAGGATTAGTCGAGCCAGTATTTATCGCTATATGGCAGATAACATCATAAAAGTAGTTCAATTCAAAGGTAAGACATTAGTCAGAAGAAAAGATATAGAGCTTCTGTTTGAAAATGCAGCGGAATACAAAAAGAGAGTACCCATTGAGAAAGCCCCTATCACCGACTTCTACACCACCGCAGAAGTCAAAGAGAAATATCATGTAAACGAGTCATGGATATTTGTGGTAGCCAAGAAGAACAACATCCCCCGAACTTTCAATCGTGGTAAGACCTACTGGAGCAAGAAACATATTGACGCTTTCTTTGCCAAGAAAGCCCCGAATCCAGACATTACCGAATGGTACAGCTCCCAAGAAATGCAGGAGAAGTTCGGCATGACCCTATCTGCCATCTATTGTTTCGTTTCCAAGAATGCCATCCCCAAGAAGAAAGAGGGCATCATGGTGTACTATTCCAAGAAGCACGTAGATATAGCCAAGGGAATTGCCATACCAGAAGAACCGCAATATTATACGGTAGCCGAAGCGATGGAGAAGTTCAACCTCACTCGTGACCAACTCTATCATTATGCGAAGTATCATAATATCCCAAAGGTCAAGAAGGGCAAATACACGCTTATCTCCAAACCCGAACTAGATAAATTACTTGAAGCACCCAAGATTGAATAA
- a CDS encoding DUF3987 domain-containing protein: MDTSSINPASIIDEAVDLSMRLAGTDFPVSIFPTKIQRIISEVHECHNYPTDYIASAILTAIAVGIGNTHLAQIKQGWIESPILYMALIGRPGANKSHPLSFAMKPFLDYDYQQNQVFEKALAKYDELMSMSRKERTESGEEQFPQEPVRKRFLISDVTPEGLSLIHAQNKRGLCLWADELSAWFKNFNRYNNGSEEQFWLSVFSAKTTISDRKNAKSSIFIKRPYISVIGTIQKKILSELAKGERSSNGFIDRILFVMPNLQQKARWNDKELPENIEQEWNAIIDKLIQQEYVLNEFGEIEPQILLFTEDAKKRLYEWQHHFSELCDRETNDTIVSIYCKLEIYIIRFCLIIQLARWTCGECDKACIDLLTVERAIKLTEYFKESALSVQNILNENALNSQQQVIVNLLPPSFTTAQAIQIAEQNGMKERTFQRFLNDNIGTLFRKEKHGEYSKINP, translated from the coding sequence ATGGATACATCCTCTATTAATCCGGCATCCATCATTGACGAAGCGGTTGATTTAAGTATGCGATTGGCTGGCACTGATTTTCCTGTCAGCATATTCCCGACAAAAATCCAACGCATCATCAGTGAGGTTCACGAATGCCATAACTACCCGACTGACTACATTGCCTCTGCAATTCTTACAGCGATTGCAGTTGGCATCGGCAACACGCATCTTGCCCAAATCAAGCAAGGCTGGATAGAAAGTCCTATTCTGTATATGGCATTGATCGGAAGACCGGGAGCAAACAAAAGCCATCCGCTTAGCTTTGCGATGAAGCCGTTTCTTGATTATGACTATCAGCAAAATCAAGTCTTTGAAAAGGCTCTTGCCAAGTATGATGAGCTGATGAGTATGAGCCGCAAAGAACGAACGGAAAGCGGTGAAGAACAATTTCCACAGGAACCAGTCCGTAAACGCTTCTTGATTTCGGATGTAACACCTGAGGGATTGAGTCTTATTCATGCGCAAAACAAACGAGGTTTATGCTTATGGGCTGATGAATTGTCCGCTTGGTTCAAGAACTTCAACCGTTATAACAACGGTTCGGAAGAACAGTTCTGGCTGTCGGTGTTCAGTGCCAAGACCACTATATCCGACCGCAAGAATGCCAAGAGTTCCATCTTCATCAAGCGACCGTATATCTCAGTTATTGGTACTATTCAAAAGAAGATTCTCAGTGAGTTGGCTAAAGGTGAACGTTCCAGTAACGGATTCATCGACCGCATTCTGTTTGTGATGCCCAATCTGCAACAGAAGGCTCGTTGGAATGACAAGGAACTACCGGAGAACATCGAACAAGAATGGAATGCCATTATTGATAAGCTGATACAACAAGAGTATGTCCTCAATGAATTTGGAGAGATAGAACCACAAATTCTTCTCTTCACGGAGGATGCCAAGAAACGGCTTTATGAATGGCAGCACCATTTTTCTGAGTTGTGCGACCGGGAAACGAACGACACCATCGTGAGTATCTATTGCAAGTTGGAGATATACATCATCCGCTTTTGTCTGATTATCCAACTGGCACGATGGACTTGCGGAGAGTGTGACAAGGCTTGTATTGACCTATTGACGGTGGAGAGAGCCATTAAACTGACGGAGTATTTCAAAGAGTCCGCATTGAGCGTACAAAATATTCTGAATGAGAATGCCCTTAACAGCCAGCAACAGGTGATAGTCAATCTGCTGCCTCCTTCCTTTACGACAGCCCAAGCCATACAGATAGCCGAGCAAAACGGGATGAAGGAGCGGACATTTCAACGATTTCTCAATGACAATATCGGGACTCTGTTCCGCAAAGAGAAACATGGAGAATATTCAAAGATTAACCCGTGA
- a CDS encoding lipofamily protein, with amino-acid sequence MKRGIITNKGLGIHISDGELWMTTWELADLFYTTAGAIHAAIKRILKTNILKSHEVCKYIKLENGNNADVYNLDMVVALSYQIDTGHSIVFREWLINKVAHNQDYNILLYLNKGTNHTLYC; translated from the coding sequence ATGAAACGAGGAATCATAACCAACAAAGGGCTAGGCATCCATATTTCTGATGGCGAATTATGGATGACCACTTGGGAACTTGCAGACTTGTTTTATACAACGGCTGGAGCTATCCATGCAGCAATCAAGAGAATCTTGAAAACCAATATTTTGAAGAGCCACGAAGTTTGTAAGTACATCAAATTGGAGAATGGGAACAATGCCGATGTGTATAATCTCGATATGGTTGTAGCCTTATCTTATCAAATAGACACCGGACATTCCATAGTATTCAGAGAATGGCTAATAAACAAAGTCGCTCATAATCAAGATTACAACATCCTTTTATATCTCAACAAGGGTACAAACCATACATTGTATTGCTAA
- a CDS encoding helix-turn-helix domain-containing protein produces MQKETVTFDKLPEAVGYLTEQVIELKKMVAELQPQPSDKHVLVEIEDACRIIRKAKPTIYTLVRKGLLPAYKKGKKLYFYEDELLAWIENGRRKSAEQTYEEMLANMQGGVRHKSKSSMKF; encoded by the coding sequence ATGCAAAAAGAAACAGTAACATTTGATAAGCTGCCCGAAGCGGTAGGTTATCTGACCGAACAGGTCATCGAGTTGAAAAAGATGGTAGCGGAACTCCAGCCACAGCCATCTGACAAACATGTGTTGGTAGAAATAGAGGATGCTTGCCGTATCATCCGAAAAGCAAAGCCTACCATCTATACATTGGTACGCAAAGGGCTGCTTCCGGCTTACAAGAAAGGAAAGAAACTCTATTTCTATGAGGACGAACTTCTTGCTTGGATTGAGAACGGGCGTAGAAAGAGTGCAGAACAGACTTACGAGGAGATGCTGGCAAATATGCAAGGCGGTGTCCGTCATAAGTCCAAATCATCCATGAAGTTTTAA
- a CDS encoding mobilization protein has protein sequence MEQRKIEHITLHLIVFGTIAIIGVLARQTVLHYGWDEFSSYLILVVCSIVIGAIYLNLQIAFRQLLSPTIERCFMRFESYRNKTVVAEIPIEHHEVIESAADIESIVSESEIENETPSDTTEEVSTLSLSESNEDSTELPKNEATSSIINNTPIEESSQPTEYEIYHATAMAEKERASQKKLDKVLTYIKQTLALYLNETDLNRLCGYVTEYYLSDSLPKVEPIKVDSQLKTIDIMHFGWNIGKAFGKPRLQTATFIKRVFAHTLSDSEISTIERKMSHTESVCKIKLNRRIA, from the coding sequence ATGGAACAGAGAAAGATAGAACATATAACATTGCATCTGATTGTTTTTGGTACAATCGCAATCATTGGTGTTTTAGCCCGTCAGACCGTACTTCACTATGGTTGGGACGAGTTCAGCAGCTACCTTATTCTTGTAGTATGCTCTATTGTCATTGGAGCAATCTATCTCAATCTGCAAATAGCATTCAGACAACTCCTTTCCCCAACAATAGAAAGATGCTTTATGAGATTTGAGAGCTATCGCAACAAAACGGTGGTAGCTGAAATTCCAATAGAACATCATGAAGTTATTGAAAGTGCAGCAGATATAGAATCTATCGTTTCAGAATCTGAAATCGAAAATGAAACTCCATCTGACACCACAGAAGAAGTTTCTACTCTCTCGCTTTCAGAATCCAATGAAGACAGTACAGAGCTTCCAAAGAATGAAGCCACATCTTCTATTATCAATAATACTCCCATAGAAGAATCCAGCCAGCCAACAGAATATGAGATATACCACGCTACCGCTATGGCTGAAAAAGAACGAGCATCGCAAAAAAAATTAGATAAAGTTCTCACATATATAAAACAAACTTTGGCTCTCTATCTTAACGAAACTGACCTTAATCGCTTATGTGGATATGTTACAGAATACTACTTATCAGATTCTTTGCCTAAAGTCGAACCTATAAAGGTAGATTCTCAATTAAAGACCATCGACATTATGCACTTTGGATGGAATATCGGTAAGGCATTCGGCAAACCACGTTTACAGACTGCCACATTTATAAAGAGGGTATTTGCCCATACCCTCAGTGATTCGGAAATATCTACCATTGAACGTAAAATGTCGCACACGGAATCCGTATGCAAGATTAAATTGAATAGGAGAATAGCATAA
- a CDS encoding reverse transcriptase family protein yields MITSEKYLLYILGVNKEQLDYLLTHIEDYYYSFERVKFNKFTDKPKKNSSGEIATRQINSSKGKLKEVQTRLYDFMSKQVEIPQYVYGGVLRKNNVRNARLHQGNKYIFTTDLKSFFPSISHKQVFQMFLREGCTPAIARILTKLTTHKYQVPQGIPTSTLIANLVFKPIGMEIDQLAKEHHIKFSMFVDDITLSSKVDFKNLVPQFLAIIKKSGFRISHKKTHYQTKNPIITGVICQNNRLLAPLGYKKKIAILSKQLSTHESIKNKLQGIKAYLSIIEKSSSL; encoded by the coding sequence ATGATAACAAGCGAAAAATATTTACTATATATACTGGGTGTTAATAAGGAACAGTTGGATTACTTGTTGACACATATAGAAGATTATTATTATTCTTTTGAAAGAGTAAAATTTAATAAGTTTACTGACAAACCAAAGAAGAATAGTAGTGGAGAAATTGCCACTAGACAAATAAACTCGTCTAAAGGAAAACTAAAAGAGGTTCAAACGCGTCTTTATGATTTTATGTCAAAGCAAGTTGAAATTCCTCAATATGTTTATGGTGGTGTTCTGAGGAAAAATAATGTGCGTAATGCTCGTCTTCATCAAGGAAATAAATATATATTTACGACAGACTTGAAGTCATTTTTTCCATCAATTTCTCATAAGCAAGTTTTTCAAATGTTTCTTCGAGAGGGCTGTACGCCTGCTATAGCAAGAATATTAACTAAACTAACTACTCATAAATATCAAGTTCCGCAAGGTATTCCAACCTCAACTTTAATTGCTAATTTGGTATTTAAACCCATAGGCATGGAAATTGACCAGTTAGCAAAGGAGCATCATATTAAATTTTCAATGTTTGTTGACGATATAACTTTATCATCTAAAGTTGATTTTAAAAATCTAGTACCTCAGTTCCTTGCAATCATTAAAAAGTCTGGATTCAGAATCAGTCACAAAAAGACACATTATCAAACTAAAAATCCTATTATAACAGGTGTAATATGCCAAAACAACCGACTTCTTGCTCCTTTGGGTTATAAAAAAAAGATAGCAATACTATCCAAGCAACTCTCAACGCACGAATCTATAAAGAATAAGCTACAAGGAATAAAAGCGTATTTGTCAATAATTGAAAAATCAAGTTCGCTTTGA